The Scylla paramamosain isolate STU-SP2022 chromosome 30, ASM3559412v1, whole genome shotgun sequence DNA window TGTTCATTGAACCTTGGATTTTAGCCTGTGGTTAGAATAGGGTGAGGAATGCTTTTCTTGTGCCTTGCAACTTTCTAGCATTTGTGAACTGAATTTTAAAGAATTACAAGCATTAGTGTTTTATCAAGATTATGAATGCTTAGATATTTATCTCTGATCCAACCCAGCTGGCTTCCACAATCTGGGAGTCACTAAATCGGCCACCTCACAGTCCTTATGCCAGTAATTGGCTGGAGCGGCTGAGGAAGATCAGGAAAATCAAGCAGATGGTGACAGACACTGAAGGAACACCACCTAACCTGATGGACTTCACAGACATGGTAGATGCAGACAAGTGGGAGAAGTCTCGGGCTGGAGGCTCTGGCTACTGGCAGCAGTTCCTGGCGTGAACACTGTGGGATGCACTGTGTGGGGGAAGTTGCCTCGAGTCTGTAGGTTTTCTTGAATTTATTGGTAGTGAAGGGTCCTTACccaatttttattttcaattaatGTTGTTCAAGATTGAGTATTTCCTCAACTTGAATACAATTATATAGGTTTTGAATAATctatttaatttgtattttatCATTGCTCAATGATATGttaatgtatattttttgctgaagtgattttatttttctgtaccTCATATTTTGATGTGGAACTTCAAGTGATAATTAGGAACCTCCAGTTTGTTTTTACCCTTGATATTTTCCAAATGGTTGTAGTGGACAGCAGATCACTTGTTGGACCTTATCTACAAAATACCAGTGCACACAGTTTCCAGGCATTTTGTCCCATACTTTCGGAATTCCTAAGcttgtgcgtgtgcgcgcgtgcgcgtgtgtgtgtgtgtacatgttcTGAGTGAGTGTACATGTGTATGCATGTGAAATTCTGTTCTTAATACATGAAAACTTCATATAGTAGTATCTTATTTGATCACCCTTACATTTCTTGATGATGATCATGTAGCCAGTCTTGGGACATCAGGTACAGTAAGTGTCTATTACCCAGGCTGTCATAAAAGATAAGGCCTGTGTGAGGGGGATTGAGATTTCTCCTCCATAGATTAATATACTGGAAAACTAACTAGCAAATAAAGTTGAATGTTGCCTAtgtgaaacaaataaaatgcaAGTGGATAGAAGGGAAGGATTAGTGTTGTTGGCAAGAtcggaggtattattctgactTCACACCTTCCCCATGAAATGACCAAGTCTCCCATGTCAGAAATCATTACTTTTCTCACCCTAAGCCTTAAAAACAGAGCAAACCTTATATTCTGTGCATAAACTTTTTATACAGCCTTAAAAAATAACTTTGAAGAGCCTCCTCTACAATGAACATTCACCACCTTCTATAATGAACATCCTCATTCAGTTTTTTACTAATAATCAAAACTGGaaatttcttctcatcttttcttccccctgTCTTTGAATACCTTAACCAGAACCCCTGTGATACAAGTATTGTCACCTGCAGGTTTCCAGGACCATTAAAAAATTGTTTACTTTGCAACAACTCATTTTAACTTCACAACTCAATCATTTTAATTTcacaccaaaaagaaaaaaaaaaagtataaaaaaaaatttaatcaaATATTAAGAGATGCTTTTAATTACAAACCTTATATCTAGTATCACAAACTTTTAAAACTACTAAAACCTTGTTTAGTTTTGAAACCTTAAAAATATCTAAAATTTTCCCTAAAAATAGCAATGTATGGAGAAATTAATCTACAATAAGTTTAGCAGTATACTCATCTCACTAATACATCAATTGGATAGAATACTGGCCAGTTTCATTCAGATCAAGGTTTCTCACACCTGTATCAACCAGATCAGTGAAGTCATTGAGTTCAGGAGCACTGTacctctcttcactcttcttaATGTTGCCAAGCACTGTGCTGTGGATTTTCCTGATGTGCCGCAGCCGCTCCACCCAGTTGTTGGCGTATGGGCTGTGGGGCGGTCGCTGCAGGGACTCCATGATCTTAGCTGCTaactggagaaagaaaggaagcttgAGAAATTTATCCCTGTAGATTCTTGAGGTGCAGCCTTTAAGGAGAACTGCACTCAAGTGACTGCTTCACTCATAGACCATGAAATTAGTGAACTCAGCCTTCTCCCATGAAAAGCATGCAATGCACAAACCATTCATAACATCAATTTATCACATACTACAAGCCTTCTCCCATGAAAAGCATGCAATGCACAAACCATTCATACCATCAATTTATCACATACTACAAGAAGAAATTTCTACATGTACTAAAATTAAAATGGATTttacagacaaacaggcaataTTACAATAAAAATGATCTCACATTAGAGTGGACAGCAATTTGCCTGACGGACAGCGACAGGCTGCGGTTTGACACATGTCGTGGGCTGCTTTCATTCAGGTAATCCAGTAGCTCCTGGCGTTGGTAGTGCACTGTCACTGTATTTGTGCCATGGTGGTTTGGCACAATTTCTATCACAATATGGTTGAACTGACCCTGAAAAACAATGTTAGTAAATCCTTTCTTAGTATAGCCTTTCCTCATTTTACTTATTCACtcctaaaaaaaatcaataaaccaGGGCTGCCCAATATGTCAAGAGGATAAAGGAAACCAAAACAATATCTGCGAGCATTATGCCTATTGTAATCAATGTGATGTGCTACAAGATGTATAGTGTCAGGATTACCTTGATTGTGTCAACGTTGTAGGGTTGACCACTCTCATTGAACACTATTGTGACAAAATTAGTGCTACAAGATATATAGAGAGTCAGGATTACCTTGATTGTGTCAACGTTGTAGGGTTGACCACTCTCATTGAACACTATTGTGACAAAATTATTGCCAATGTGCCTCTTTTTACCATTACACTTTGGGTCAGACTCTTTGGTGGGCATCATGGTGGCCACATGGAACACAACCTAGCATGgagaaagggattttttttaaGCAAACTGTTGAAGCAGCAGTGCAGGAAATCAGTACATTTTAGCTAATTTGCTGGTATGGTATGAATATTAAAGGCATATAGTTTCCCTCCAGTATCCACTAAAACAACCACAAACTAAGCCAAGTAGTTTACCTGCAGTAAATCATCCTGCCAAACCAGAGCAGTGTCACCATCCACGCCTTTGGTGTCCAAGCCCCCAAGGAACACGTGCCGGGATACTTTTCCTAACTCGACATATGTACCCAGAGCCTGAAAGTATCACTTTTCTTAAACATTTACCATATTAATATATTGATTCTTAAGCATTTACTACATTAATATATTAATAAGCATCAGACTTTTTTCATTTCAGTCCTACTCATACCTACTCCACAGGTCCCTCTGTCTTACAgccaaaggaagaaacaaacatCTTACTGAGATAAATCGGGTGTATCTGGTTGAGCCACTGGAGTTGCTCAAAATTTCCTGCTCTGTTGTCTGTCCTTTCCGCACATACAACACTCCAATTTTGTGAGCATCATGAGGCCGGATAAAGTCCAGAAGCGAGATGGAGCGTTGGGTCTCTGCTTGGCCAGTTGGTAGCAGGATAGGGCGACTGTCATCAGTAGGCATCAAGTCCTGGTAATACAACTGGAGGAACAcaaaactgaaagagaaaaattatcaaTATCCATATTGACTACATAAATTCAACTTTAGTAGCTCATGGAAAGCATAGAGCCAATACCTTTCATCTCTCAAGATAAAAACAATTTCAGATATCAATCTTACTGAAGGAAAAGCCTCTTACAAAAAACAATATCTATAAATCTTTCACCTTGGTGATAGTCCATGTCCATCCTCCCATTGGGGAATCATACTATCTTTCTCAGGAAACCCACTCCTTCCCAAAGCTGAGCGAGTCTTATGCATTGTCTCTACACTCCCAGCACTAGCAGTATCCTTTGAACAGCTGGGTACCTGCATAGTGTTCATCTAAGCATCAGATTTCCAACTGAAGTACGATATATATTATTTACAATCCTCCATTCAAAACAAACCTGTTTATTCATCTGCCATCACAAACCAAGATCTCCCTGAAAGAGAAGTAGCCTACCTAAATAGTCCACCTTACATCATTCTGTTCCCTTTTGCTACGCTAAGAATTTCCCTGTCAAGGTTGAACTAACCAGGCACAGACTGTGTGATCAAGCTGTTCTCCACCACAGACTATCAGAATCAGCATCCATTCAAGTCATGAATGCTCTTAGCAAGATATGGTACTAGAAAATAAAGGCagtaaaaaatataaggaaaaactgGCAActtgggggggggaggaggaagggggaaaaataaaaaaaagtccaccTTACTGGATCTCTTGATTCCATGACATCCTCAGTTGATGGCATAACCATGTCACTCAGTTCCTGCAGAGTGGGGTGGCTCTCTGTCAAGAGTTGATCACTGAACCTCAGTACAGCACAGAAGTTacctgaagaaaataaacaaaactaaaatacatTGTACTACATAAAGTGGAAAAGTACATTAAATGGCAAATGGTCTCAGCATACCAACTTTTGATACTTGCTTCCTTGATGCAAGGAATGGCCACAGAACCTTGTGGTACCCACTGCAATACCACAGAAGCTCTATTTCATGCTGTACATCTCAAAACTTACGTCTGTTGATCTCGAAACTTGCAGCCACTTTGTTAAGACATTACTAATGATGAAATATTGAAAATATGGTAAAGTCAAAGTATCACCCCAATGTATCATGATACAGCtgtagaaaaaaatgagtaCTAGAACAATATCCCCCAAGTAGTGTAAATAATGGCACCCACCACAAGGCTGCCTCATGCACAACTCTGCCCAGCCCTGACACCAGCAAGCACAGCAGCGAGGCTTTGTCCCTTTCCCAATAGGTGGTGCACTCTGGAAGAAGGGTTTTCCCATGGTTCCTTCATCTTCAGGCACTggtggaaatggtggtggtgctagtggtggtggtgacagtgatggtgtaGGTGATGGTGCTGGCTGCTCTTCAAGGCTATCCCTTACTTCATCCTGCTCTCTGCTATCTACCTCTGTACAATAATAACCAATGTTATTTCTTTCAAAGCCTagcaatagaagaaaaaaacaattgtTCATGAAAATACCTGCTTGAATTATTCTTCAAAACATTACATAACACTGTAAATCCTggttatataaatatataacaaaagaaCAATTGTTCATGAAAATACCTGCTCGAATTATTCTTCAAAACATTACATAACACTGTAAATCCTggttatataaatatataactaTCCAACATCTCCAAAAAACAGTTTAGGCATTTATAATTTACCATGAGACAACAATTGTTTAAGTATAGTCAGTGACATTTGCAATTAGAACTCCTGCTGACATGAGCACCACATCACACCAACTGACAACTCACTCCTTGGCCTGAAAAAATCTGCCAGGAGAAAATAATTACATCGCAACTTACCTTAGTCCCTCATATATTTTTCAAAATATAGAATAACATATTCAGTGTTTGACATATTGACTTGAGGGAAAATTATTGTTTGTGACTGCTCCTTGCTCGGCTTGCAAAATGACTGTTTTAAAGTGTTCTACTAGGGTGATGTGCAGCGcctagaaaatagaaaatatacagGCAGAAAATATACAGGCCACAATTACATAGTACGAGTGTTAGCATTCTACTAGAAtggtgaaattaataaaaaaaaacccaatgAAAAGACCGAGTGCATTGTTGAAGAAATGGAGTGATGAGACACTAGGCTGTTCCTCATCACAAACATGAAGAAATGAAGCGATGAGGGACACTATGCTGttcctcaccacaaacatggtggtgggcCACCCCAAAATTTTGACAACACCTTACATGTTATCAAGAGACAGTTTAAGTTGTCCTCAGCTGACAGCACAACAACTAAAAAGACCAAACATTTTGGGGcaccaccatgtttgtggtgaaaaACGTCTTTGTGCCCCTCATCACTCCATTCCTTCACCAGTGCACTCAGTCTTCTCACTGGCAATAGTTATACaacatttttctattcatttcacCATTCTAGTGAAACCCTAATGCTCTTGCTATGCAATCATagcctgtatattttccaggcatcaGACATCACCTCAGTAGAACATTTTATTTAAAACAAACAGCCATTTTGTTAGCTGAGCAAGGTGCagtcacaaaagataactttccctAATCAAGGTGCagtcacaaaagataactttACCTAATCTCAATATGTCAAACACTGAGTCCATTACTGTATGCTTTGAAAACATATAAGGGACTACCTTATGTTGCCATGTTATTTTCTCCAGGAAGATTTTTTTCAGACTGAGGAGGGAGTTGCCAGTTTGAGCAATGCGACACTCATTTCAGCGGGAGTTCCAATCGCAAATGTCATTGACTGTACTATAGGAACAATTAAGCAGGTTATGATGGCGTATTCAGATTACCATGCTGAAAATCTACACATCTTTCCTGATGGAAATACCATTTAAAGTAAAGGTTTAATCTTTATAAGGCAACCCCAATATTGCTTAAGTACAAACCTTCCTCATCTGCATTCATCAGGAAGGTCAGGGGATGGTACAAGCTGTCCTTGCTTAAGAGATGGCTCTCAATCTGTAGCAATGTGGAATTGATGAAGTGGAGCACTTGCTGACTTTTATACAATATAGGAAatataaattattaaaattCCACAATCATAATTACCTAATATTACCTAACAAAAAGTTCGTAAGTGCATTAAAcaaaattgtgtaacaatttgaAGATCCACATACACACCTGGGCTTCCTTGGCTGGGAACTGAGGTGAAGGGATTCTTTGAGGTGAAGGGGTTATTTGTGAATCTTGCTTCTCAGGTGACTCTGTCAGAGAAGTATCTGGAGAGGAGTGCACAGGTGAATACTCTGGATGATTAGCAAAAGGGAAAGATGGGGATTGAGGAGTGGTTGGGGAGAAAGAAGGCTTGGCAGATGGAGAAGTTTTAGAAGGCAAGGACTGGGAAGAAGCAGCTAGTTgcaagaggaaggaggcagggaagcaCTCGGATGAGGGTGAAGGTGGAAGAGATTTGCTCTTTGAGGAATGGGAAAGGGTGGATTGTGCAGATGTGAAGGGAAGGGTAAGTTTggcaggtggagagaaagaggaggaaggcttGGTAGATGGAAAAAATGTGCAAGAAAGAGGGGGCCGTGTAGATGAGGATGGAAGGACACTAGGAAATAAAGTGAAttttgtgggggagagagattTTGATCGAGGGGCAGGGTCACTAtattttgggggggagggagaaaaggaaacagatttgggggaagagggggaagagggagaaaaggaaacagatttggggggagagggagaaaaggaaacagattTTGTGGGGGAGACAAGGGCAGATTTTGTGGGGGAGACGAGAGCAGATTTTGTGGGGGAGACGAGAGCAGATTTTGTGGGGGAGACAAGGGCAGATTTTGTGGGGGAGACAAGGGCAGATTTTGTGGGGGAGACAAGGGCTGATTTTGTGGGGGAGACAAGGGCTGATTTTGTGGGGGAGACAAGGGCTGATTTTGTGGGGGAGACAAGGGCTGATTTTGTGGTGGAAACAAGAGCAGATTTTGTAGGGGAGACCAGAGCAGATTTTGTAGGGGAGACCAGAGCAGATTTTGTAGGGGAGACCAGAGCAGAttttgtgggggagaccagagcaGATTTTGTAGGGGAGACCAGAGCAGAttttgtgggggagaccagagcagattttgtgggggagaccagagcagattttgtgggggagaccagagcagattttgtgggggagaccagagcagattttgtgggggagaccagagcaGATTTTGTGGGGGAGACAAGGGCAGATTTTGTGGTTAAGGAAGACTGGCCAGATAGGGAAGAGATGGATGGTTGGCTAGAAGGTGAACGTGGGGCAGGGATGGAAGGTTGGGAGGATGAAAAAGGCTGGGTGGAGCAGGAGGCTTTTGGAGCAGTGCTGTCTCCTGTCACCTTGACATTTGATGCTCCAACTTTGTCATGCCTTCTGATTTTGTTCAGATCCTTTTCCTTGCTTAATGGGGCACCTAGGAAAGTAATTTAAATATATTTAGAAGCTTTGTAAAATAAGGAAAGTGAATGTGAATGAAACAATAGACTTTTGTAATCTTACTAAAAAATCATATTTGCAATAGTTACTGAATCAATATTGAAATGAGCTATTTACTTTACAATGTAGAATCACCTGAATGACAGTGTGAtcagattattattatataatatatatatatatatatatatatatatatatatatatatatatatatatatatatatatatatatatatatatatatatatatatatatatatatatatatatatatatatatatatatatatatatatatatatatatacatacatacatatatatacaacacTTTAAAAGCAAAATACATAGTGCATTATTCTAAAAAATCAAAGGCAATACTAAATgcaagaaaactataaaaaagcCGTACATTAGGCTCCACTCATCACCTTTCTGGTCTGGCAGAAGCAATGACCACCACTCACCTTCATCACACAGGCGGTGGCACCTGTAACAGAGGCTATCCTGGGAAAGCTTTCCTGCACAGCCTGatgtagtgatagtgatgagcTTGTTGCCAGCAATCCATGTCTGACTCTTCCCTTCTGCCATCAGCATCTTTACTACTCCACTTCTGTGTTGGGATGAATTAGATCATAAAAGCAAATGTTTAGAAATTTGTCTTACATATTTCAAAAGATGTTTTGTGTTACATAtttaaaaaaagttaagtttccCACAAGGTTATTAAAATACAGTAGTTTTATGTAAAACAAGTCTTTCctactgctgctacaataaAGGTACACTTTACCTTTCTGCCACAGGTCTGCAGTAGTCAAATGCATAGCGAGACATGAGATCAATGCAAGTCTCCATCATGTCAGTAAATATCTGGAGCTTCTTCaggttcctttcctcctcttctagctAAGGAGGAAATCATTCCAATGAAGAATATTCCTTCCTTGGGTCcaaaagaaataacattatTGGTTTAAAAATTATTCGTACTTGGTTTACTATTTAGCCATCTCTGACATTACTTCTCttaccctttctttttccttagcTTTGTCCTTCCGACTcagtctccttttcttctcaggTTGCACAAGTTTGGGCTTAAATGTTGCGGTCAGATATTCAAACTTCTGGGTTAAAGTCTGGAAATAACGTGTTATTGTACTCTCCTTTAGCCAAGGCCAAGTGGATATGGAAATAACCCTCAGATAACCACAAATAAAAACCTAAGATAGATAACCACTTACAGTAGTTATGTACTTTGCAGCATGTTTTCTGATGTGTATGGGACACTTCAGGAACCACAGAGCAATGACGTGGTAGGCCAACGACACGATGTAGTGGTTAAACTTAAATGGGTTCGTGTAGGGGATGGCAATGGCAAAGATAGGCATGAACTGCTGCTGCACAAAACTGGAGTACATTGCAGGGAAGTGAAGTAGTGCTGGAGGGAGATAGGCATGCGTTTTACAATATAATAAACACACCACACCAATAGTAATAAAAGATGCACAAGGAATTTATGAATTAAATCAACAGAACAAAATGACAAACTATGAAGGACTCGAGACCAAGACAGTAGCTTTCAGGGGGATGCTCCTAACCCAATCTTCATCTCTTTTAGGTGCCTTTGCAATGTAATTATATGttaaaaacaaaaatctaaaacaatACAAATACAGCTGAATACTGAGAACATAAAAAACGGTAGATAAGTGAAGGGATACAACAAAACACGACACTCATTGTTTACTTCTACTAATCTCTACTGCCTCTAATATGATATTGCCAAACCTGAAAACTTACTTGAAAGAAACTCCAGCATTGCCTGGGAGTGAGACACACACTGTGTTATCTTAGAATAACGGCTAATGATCCTTGAAATATTCTTGCCCATGGCTACTGGCATCTCCATCACACATAATGTTACACACTCAATACACAGTTGAGCTGAATTCTTGTTGATCACACCGCATTGAAAGGTGCGAATCATCTGCAAGAGATTTTTAAGGTAAATCTTGTTATCAATGACATTATTTCCTACTTTTCTGAAGCCAGCAACATGTGATGCCAAGAATTTACATCCACTTTATATCATTATACTAGGCTGACATCCCTCCCCCCAACGAAAGGGATTATCAAGACAACGTGCACATACCCACACAATATCTTAATCTTGAAATCAAAGACATTAGCCCCTAACAGGCCTCCACACAATATCTTAAAATCAGACGTTAGTCCCTAACTAGGCCTCTAGGACACAGGAATTATCCTCACTAGCCAcataaaactctcaaaacagGAGATTTATGAAATTAAAACTAAAACCTGGATATATAAAAAGGTTAAGAATCTAAGCATATGAACAAGGCACACTGAAGGCTACCATCACCTTCTGCTGGGCATAGGGTCCGATGTGCCGGTGGTGGGCCACCAGTGCTGCCAGCACAGGATACACCTGGCTGTGAAATTCTGCACAATTGAATCCTACTGGAGTGTTGGTCAAACATTTTGGGTAATTGAGGTTGTCATCATTTATCTGTATGAAGATATGAAAATGCATCcataaaaaaatgcagaatGCAATTCATAAATGTTCAAGTTTTATGTTCaagttttatgggtgttttaaatAGCAATTAGCAACAATCAAGAAGTCCATATTATATACAACACACAATTGGTGATTTAATGCAACATTAGTTTAACTTCAGGATGAAAATTTTCAAATGAATCCAGAGATTTATAACATGGGAGCAGAATTAGCCACAGGTGAAAATGAGTAGATGCATGTAAAGCATGTAAAGGATCATGGCAAAAAATTAGTTGCTACATGGACATTGGACAATTAATGTAAAAAAGTAAACTTAAAAAATCTAACCCATCTTGTGCTGGTACAGGAGCACTTGGTATGGAAGGAAAAGGCTACATTGTGCAAGGATGAGATATTTAAATAGTTGCATGCATTAAAAGTTGCATGTAAAGTTAACACTTTACATGGTCTAATCTACCCTCAAGGATCATTCAGACATGCATGAGTATGTACAAGTGAATACTCTCCCCTGTAGTCACCCCTTGAGGGAGTATATCATCAAACCAGTCAAGTATTCTGACAAACAGGCAGTACTACCATGTTGCAGAATGTTGCAGCCAAGCTTTGTAATCTGCCATCCATTAAGGCAAGCACCATGGCTTTCTGGCGAAGCTTTAGCACCAGTTCTTTCAGCATCATTTCAAGCACTCCCCAGTCTGAAAGAAACTCCCTTAATGCATGGTctgagaaatgaggaaaatattCTACAATTCATGTAGTTTTAAATTAAAATTTTGTTGCAAAACATGTTATACTggacaagaaaaaaactggaaaagcaagaaaattcaaataaaatttAACTAATATCAAGATGAAGACATTATAAAATGTAAAACCTCTACTGAAAGAAGTATCAACACTACCTTTCTCTGCCAGAATAGCAAAAACAAGGACCTTCCCCAGTCTGTCCACCAACAGGATGCCAGCACCAGTGCTGACATCCTCACTACCGTCATCACTATAGGCATCATCGTCATCTGCACAAACAACGAAATACAAGAACACTTCAAGAAATGTACTAAATAATGAAGATCTTATATATGCCACAGATTACACCATGGATATCTAACATCTTTAAATTTTCTTGATCAAACTGCTATCAAAAGAATTTCTCTTGAGCCCACATCACCAGGAATATCAATCTTGTGTGGTTTTATGCCTTATGTATATTAATTTAAGAGGAAGAATTGTTtacctttcactttctctttgcGTTTACTGTTATGACGCAGCACCACATACGGGGAGAATGGGGTAATCAGGTTTGTGTTCCTTGCTTCAACAGCACTCATTTCACCATGCGAGAACCCAAGGTGGTTTCTCAAATCACATTTCAttgaaaacaaaattcttaAGACCTGAGGAAACATTTTACAGCCATTATCAGTGCAGTGACAACAAACAGGCCAGTAAATCTCAATGGACTATCTGAAATAATAGAAATGGTGCTTTAGGTTTCTAAAGTCCAGCAATCTGGTATCCCTGAATATTCCCTTCCCATATCTAGCAATCCACCTCTGGCATCCCTGAATATTCCCTTCCCATATCCAATGGTTGGCTCAGTTTCTTAGCATTGCAAGGAAAGGGAATTTACAACAAAGATGGCAGAAGTGGGGACCACATGCAAATATACATACAGTCTGAATATCTAATATAACTGAAGCCACATGGG harbors:
- the LOC135115842 gene encoding tuberin-like isoform X1; translated protein: MKLHDSGEPHSNRSDEQPRPGQGTQCHSRHSTIHRSLPYTESVHLTMSRERESFTERLKRWVFSGGASMAPTNAIVLTETMKGELAMTATLPRRLHAINKLAESLITSKLEQNGIEQVWCLVRDLLDVMRSPPTCRRLTLRMLTNYAAGEPDIGYMRIVFMKHIKFSFSEEEPEPLFKFFRAVLADGRQMQYVEEEVGWILSRWMPRLLGTPLSMVVLQTTINLIKFHSAYIDDPVVSIYVSEAIRKMMSASEEVEALLCLTLVETVAAYRYLPVGALYTALIGLCRIVNVPHLTNRVVKIVKNVFGTCVGSTAYDMLTGLINRSADVLLVRSAMFFAAFVVCGENRISSLTPKKVDLLRSLYTCLSEESIVRQEVLVLYEVALSLQRLLAETRPNLFGQSWNLIIDIVTCLYRNTERVPEPGPQDGILGVLNDVVNRLEHFVDSNVFEGDVEKFIRLLDTISQHRPPSSVFKVIEYWKRMATPSRLGWIPNLTALIKRYFIRETRPFINLRILDVLEEIYVEHKGWYGHVIVKAVVGELFVGIERKPNIQVRTRAAHLLVLLGLGETCADVEDVLRLLRVIILTKYKLPHSPMLNPEKARDITTAVQGVVKIFRKKTWQPPPMIPVAAYNILVTFLEHHYRKPMILQKVSQPRIEVLRILFSMKCDLRNHLGFSHGEMSAVEARNTNLITPFSPYVVLRHNSKRKEKVKDDDDAYSDDGSEDVSTGAGILLVDRLGKVLVFAILAEKDWGVLEMMLKELVLKLRQKAMVLALMDGRLQSLAATFCNMINDDNLNYPKCLTNTPVGFNCAEFHSQVYPVLAALVAHHRHIGPYAQQKMIRTFQCGVINKNSAQLCIECVTLCVMEMPVAMGKNISRIISRYSKITQCVSHSQAMLEFLSTLLHFPAMYSSFVQQQFMPIFAIAIPYTNPFKFNHYIVSLAYHVIALWFLKCPIHIRKHAAKYITTTLTQKFEYLTATFKPKLVQPEKKRRLSRKDKAKEKERLEEEERNLKKLQIFTDMMETCIDLMSRYAFDYCRPVAERSGVVKMLMAEGKSQTWIAGNKLITITTSGCAGKLSQDSLCYRCHRLCDEGAPLSKEKDLNKIRRHDKVGASNVKVTGDSTAPKASCSTQPFSSSQPSIPAPRSPSSQPSISSLSGQSSLTTKSALVSPTKSALVSPTKSALVSPTKSALVSPTKSALVSPTKSALVSPTKSALVSPTKSALVSPTKSALVSPTKSALVSPTKSALVSPTKSALVSTTKSALVSPTKSALVSPTKSALVSPTKSALVSPTKSALVSPTKSALVSPTKSALVSPTKSALVSPTKSALVSPTKSVSFSPSPPKSVSFSPSSPSSPKSVSFSPSPPKYSDPAPRSKSLSPTKFTLFPSVLPSSSTRPPLSCTFFPSTKPSSSFSPPAKLTLPFTSAQSTLSHSSKSKSLPPSPSSECFPASFLLQLAASSQSLPSKTSPSAKPSFSPTTPQSPSFPFANHPEYSPVHSSPDTSLTESPEKQDSQITPSPQRIPSPQFPAKEAQIESHLLSKDSLYHPLTFLMNADEEEVDSREQDEVRDSLEEQPAPSPTPSLSPPPLAPPPFPPVPEDEGTMGKPFFQSAPPIGKGTKPRCCACWCQGWAELCMRQPCGNFCAVLRFSDQLLTESHPTLQELSDMVMPSTEDVMESRDPVPSCSKDTASAGSVETMHKTRSALGRSGFPEKDSMIPQWEDGHGLSPSFVFLQLYYQDLMPTDDSRPILLPTGQAETQRSISLLDFIRPHDAHKIGVLYVRKGQTTEQEILSNSSGSTRYTRFISALGTYVELGKVSRHVFLGGLDTKGVDGDTALVWQDDLLQVVFHVATMMPTKESDPKCNGKKRHIGNNFVTIVFNESGQPYNVDTIKVILTLYISCSTNFVTIVFNESGQPYNVDTIKGQFNHIVIEIVPNHHGTNTVTVHYQRQELLDYLNESSPRHVSNRSLSLSVRQIAVHSNLAAKIMESLQRPPHSPYANNWVERLRHIRKIHSTVLGNIKKSEERYSAPELNDFTDLVDTGVRNLDLNETGQYSIQLMY